The sequence below is a genomic window from Streptomyces sp. V1I1.
TACACCTCGGCGGCCGGTACGACACGGTCCACCAGGCCCAGTTGGAGCGCCTCGTCCGCCTTCACCATGCGGCCGGTGAAGATCAGGTCCTTGGCTTTGGACGGGCCGATCAGCCGCGACAGCCGCTGGGTGCCGCCGGCGCCCGGGATCAGGCCCAGCAGGATCTCCGGCTGACCGAGCTTGGCGTTGTCCGCGGCGATCCGGAAGTCGGCGCAGAGCGCCAGCTCGCAGCCACCGCCCAGCGCATAGCCGGTGACGGCCGCGACGACGGGCTTGGGGATGCGGGCGACGGCGGTGAAGGATTCCTGGAGTGCCCGGGACCGCACGACCATCGCCGTGTGGTCCATCGCCTGCATCTCCTTGATGTCGGCGCCGGCCGCGAACACCTTCTCGCCGCCGTACAGGATCACGGCCCGTACGTCGTCCCGGCGGGCCGCCTCATCGGCGAGCTCGCGCAGCCGGTCCTGGACTGCGATGTCCAGCGCGTTCATCGGCGGGCGGTCGAGACGGATGGTGCCGACACCTTCGGAGACCTCAAGATTGACTGTCATGGACCGAGGTTAGCCCGCGTTAACGGCAACGGACCCGGTGCTCTCCGTCACAGCACCGGGTCCGTTCTCGTCGTACAGGAACTACTTGGTCCACTCCGCCCAGGACATGTTCCAGCCGTTCAGGCCGTTCTCCGGGGATATCTGCTTGTCCTTGGAGTTCTTCACGATCACCACGTCGCCGATGATCGAGCTGTCGAAGAACCAGGCCGCCGGAGTGGAGCCGTCACCGGCGCCGCGGGCGTCGCGCAGGCCCACGCAGCCGTGGCTGACATTCGCCGATCCGAAGGTCCCGGACGAGGCCCAGTAGTTGCCGTGGACGAAGGTGCCCGAGTTGGACAGGCGCATCGCGTGCGGCACGTCCTTGATGTCGTACTCGCCGCCGAAGCCGACGGTGGCGCCGTTCATCCGGGTCACCTTGTACTTCTCGCTGATGACCATCTGGCCGTTGTACGTCGTGGTCGACGGCGCGCCGGCGGTTATCGGGATGTTCTTGATCTGCTTGCCGTCGCGTACGACCTTCATCCGGTGCGACTTGGCGTCCACGGTGGAGACCTGGCTGCGGCCGATGGTGAACTTCACCGTCTTGGACTGCTTGCCGTACACACCCGGGCGGCCCTCGACGCCGTCCAGGTTCAGCTTCACGGTCACCTTGGTGCCCGCGGCCCAGTACTTCTCCGGGCGGAAGTCGAGGCGGTCGTTGCCGAACCAGTGGCCCTCGACCGGCACCGACGGCTCGGCCGTCACCTTGATGGCCCGCTCGACGGCGGCGGGGTCGGTGATGCCACGGGTGAAGTTGATCGAGACCGGCATGCCGACGCCGACCGTCGAACCGTCCTCGGGGTTGTAGTGCCCGATGAAGGTGTTCTTCGGGACGAGCGTGGTGAAGCTGGTGTCCTTCGCCGACTCACGGCCGTCCGCGTCCTTGGCGACGGCGTGCACCTTGTACTTGGTGGAACCGGCCAGATGCTGCAGCGGCTGCCAACTGGCGCCGTCCGCGGCGAGCTTGCCCTCGACCGGGGCGCCCTTGTCGTCCTGGACCGTGACCGTGGTCAGCTTGCCCTTGGCCGCGGTGACCTTCAGCGCGCCACTGGTGGCGACCGAGTCGGCGCCGTCCTTGGGCGCTATGGTCACCACCGCCTGGGAGGCCGCGTTCCCGACCTTCCCGCCGTCCTTATTGCCCTTGCCGTCGCTGTCCTTGTCGGAGTCACCGCCCCCGCAGGCCGTGACCAGCACCAGCAATGCCCCCAGCGCCAGAGCCCGCAGCGGGGCGCCCCCACGCCCGCGTCCCGCCCCGGCCGACGCCCCCGATATCGGCTGCCCGTTCAAAATGGTCTCTCCCCTCGCACGGCCTGGCCCCGCCAAAGCCCGCACCCCCGCGCGCCTCACGCACGCACGGCGATAGATAATCACACCGCGGGTAGTTGATCCTCCCCGCGAATGTCACCGTTCAGTCCCAACTTGTCCGGTGGGCTCATCTGAACGGTGCGGGCCTTGCAGGTCAGGCGAGGGTCAGCCCAGCGCGGAACCGGCCTTCCACGTCTTCCAGTCCAGGTTCCAGCCGCCGAGGCCGTTACTGGGGTCGACCTTCTTGTCACGCGAATTGAAGACCTCGACCACATCGCCGATCAGCGTCCGGTCGAAGAACCAGCCGGCCGGGGTGTCCCCGCTGCCGCCCTTCACATCACGCAGTCCGACACAGCCATGGGACACATTCGCCGAGCCGAACGTCTCCGGCGCGGCCCAGTAGTTGCCGTGCAGGAAGGTGCCGGATTTGGTCAGCCGCAGCGCGTGCGGCACATCCTTGATGTCGTACTCGCCCCTGCCGTTCCGCCTCTTGAAGCCGACCGTCGCACCGTTCATCCGGGTCACGTCGAACATCTCCATGACCACCATCTTTCCGTTGTACGTCGTCGACTTCGGTGCTCCGGCCGTGATCGGCAGGGTCGCCAGAACCCCGCCGTCGCGCCGTACCTCCATGGTGTGCTTCGCCGCGTCGACGAGCGAGACCTGCGAACGGCCGATGGTGAAGGCGACGGTCTTCTGCTGGATGCCGTACACCCCCGGCGCGCCCTCGACGTCGCGCAGCCGCAGCTCGACGGTGACCTTGGTGCCCGGCTTCCAGTAGTCGCGCGGACGGAAGTCGAGGCGCTCGCTACCGAACCAGTGGCCTGCGATCTCGACCGGCGGGTCCGAGCTGATGCGGATGGCGCGCTCGACGGCCTCGCGGTCCTCGATCTCCCGGTTGAAGTCGAAGGAGACGATCATGCCGGTGCCGACGGTCGAGCGGTTCTCGGGCTTGAAGTAGCCGATGAAGCGGCGCTCGGGGACCTGCGTGGTGAAGGTCGTATGGCGCGCCGAGCGGCGGCCGTGCCCGTCCAGCGCGACCACGTCGACGCTGTACTTGGCGGCCAGGTCGAGGCGGGTGCCCTCGTCCGGCTTCCAGCTCAGGCCGTCCTCGGAGATCTCGCCGTGGATCTCGGTGGGCTGGGCGTCCTCGACCTGCGTCACCTTGACCCGCTCGAGCCGCCCGCTGGGCAACCGCACCTCGAGGGGGCCGTCGGGGCCGACCCCCTTCGCGCCGTCCTCGGGGACAACTCGGATCGTGTCCTCGATCGACCGCGGCTTGCTGCCGATGTCCAGCTTCTCGCTGGTGCAGCCGGTCAGCCCGGCCATGAGTCCTGCCCATGTCAGGGCGATGGCCACGCCCTGCCCTGCCCGCTTCATTACGTGTCTCACGTACCGCCCAACGACCACGCCCCTCCAGGGGAAACGTGAGAGCAGGGCCATGTTGGGACAAGAGCAGCGCGGGCAGAACAGGTGGGAGGCCACGCGTGGGCTGCCGCGGCCGGGACGCCGTGAGCAGCCGTACTCCCCCAGAGCCTTCCGGCGCCTGGGGAGGTATCCCCAGCGTGGCCCGACGAGCCGCGGGAGGCCGGCAGGTGTCGAGCGCAGCCGAGCAGGAGACAGTGCAGGAGGGGGTGCGGGACGACCTGCCCGGCCCACTTCCGGCGGCCGGGGTCAACGGCCTCCACCGGGAGCCCGGAGCCCGCAGGCCATCGGTGTGGCCGGGGGCGCCGACGCCTCTCGGGGCCCGTTTCCGGGTCGGTCCGGACGGGGTGGCGGGGACCAACTTCGCGCTCTGGGCGGGCGGTGCGGAGGCGGTCGAGCTGTGCCTCTTCGACGACGGGGGCGATTCGGCCACGGAGACGCGGCTGCCGCTGACCGAGCTGACGCATGAGATCTGGCACGGCTTCGTGCCCGGGATCCGGCCGGGTCAGCGGTACGGCTACCGGGTGCACGGCCGCTGGGACCCGTGGACGGGTGCCCGCTGGAATCCGGCGAAGCTGCTGCTCGATCCGTACGCACGGGCGGTGGACGGGGACTTCGGCCTGCCCGCGGAGGTGTACGGACACGTACGCGACTGGCCGCAGCAGCATGTCGCGGACACCGTGCGCGACGACCGGGACTCGGCGCCCCATGTGCCCAAGGGCGTCGTCGTCCACGATGACGACGACTGGGCGGACGACCGCAGGCCCAAGACCCCGTGGGCGGACTCGGTCATATACGAACTTCATGTGCGTGGCTTCACCAAGCTCCATCCGGGGATCCCCGAAGAGCTGCGGGGCACCTACGCGGGGCTCGCGCATCCGGCGGCGATCGAGCATCTGGTGCGGCTCGGGGTGACGGCGGTCGAACTGCTGCCGGTGCACCAGTACGCGCACGAGGACCATCTGCTGAAGCGGGGGCTGCGCAACTACTGGGGCTACAACTCCATCGGCTACTTCGCGCCGCATGCCGGGTACTCGGCGAGCGGAACGCGGGGGGAGCAGGTCGGCGAGTTCAAACGGATGGTGCGCGCGCTGCACACCGCAGGCATCGAGGTCATCCTCGATGTGGTCTACAACCACACCGCGGAGGCGGGTGAGCTGGGTCCGACGCTGTCGCTGCGCGGGATCGACAACCGCGGCTACTACCGCCTCCAGTCGGACGCCCGGACGTACGCCGATTACACCGGGTGCGGCAATACGTTGCATGTGGTGCAGCCACATGTGCTGCGGCTGATCACCGATTCGCTGCGCTACTGGGTGACCGAGATGGGCGTCGACGGCTTCCGCTTCGACCTGGCGGCGGCGCTGGCACGCTCCATGCACGACGTCGACATGCTCTCCCCCTTCCTCGCGGTGATCGCCCAGGACCCGGTGCTGCGGCGGGTGAAGCTGATCGCCGAGCCGTGGGACGTCGGCAACGGCGGCTACCAGGTGGGCGCGTTCCCGCCGCTGTGGACCGAGTGGAACGACCGGTACCGCGACGCCGTACGGGACTTCTGGCGCGGCGCGCTGCCCGACGTACGAGATCTGGGATACCGGCTTTCCGGATCCAGCGATCTGTACGCGTGGGGAGGGCGGCGGCCGTACGCCTCCATCAACTTCGTCACAGCGCACGACGGGTACACCCTGCGCGACCTGGTCAGTTACGAACAGAAGCACAACGAGGCCAACGGGGAGGGCAATCGGGACGGCACAAACGGCAACCGGTCCTGGAACTGCGGCGCGGAGGGCGAGAGTGACGATCCGCGCATCAACGCGCTGCGGCGGCGCCAGCTGCGGAATCTGCTGACCACCCTGCTGGTGTCGACGGGTGTGCCGATGCTGGTCGCGGGCGACGAGATGGGCCGTACGCAGGGTGGCAACAACAACGCCTACTGCCAGGACAACGAGGTCGGCTGGCTGGACTGGTCGCTGCTGGAGACTCCAGGACCGCGTGGCCTGCTGGAGCTGACCACCCGGCTGCTGGCCCTGCGCCACAGCCACCCGGTGCTGCGCCGCCGCGCCTTCTTCTCGGGCCGCGCCCGGGCGGCGGACGGACTGCGGGACCTCGCCTGGTTCACCCCGCACGGCACGGAGATGACGGAACGGGACTGGTACGCCCCGGCGTCGACGCTGGCGCTCTATCTCTCGGGCCGTGACATCCCGGGGCGTGACGCGCGTGGAGCGGAGGTGACAGACGACAGCTTCCTGACGGTCCTGCACTCGGCGGACCGGCCGACGAGCTTCCAGCTGCCGGGCCCGCCGTGGGCGCAGTCGTACGAGCTGGTGGTGGACACCTCGCGGGAGGACCAGGAAACGGCGCCGGGAACGGTGCACGCGGGCGGGGAGACGGTGACGGTGCCGGCGCGGTCGGTGCTGCTGCTGCGGGTCAGGACGTAGGCCTGGCACCGGCGGGCTCGGCGCGGCGGCTGCGGCAGGCGGGGCTGCGGTGCGGCCAAAATCGGATGAGCGCTGTCAGTGGTGAACCGTAGGCTCGCGACTGATGCCCGAAACACATGCAGCTGCCAAGGACCGGTCCGCCGTACGATCGCTGCTACGGCTGTGGCCGTATGTACGCCCCGTCCGAACTCGCCTGTTCAGTGCGGCATTTGTCGCCGTCGTGGCCTCCTGTCTGGGCCTGGTCATTCCCCTGGTGCTGAAGTGGCTCGTGGACGGCCCGGTGGCGGGCCGGGACCCCGGCGGGGTCTGGCTCGGAGCGCTGGCCCTGCTGTTGCTGGGGGTCGCCGAGGCGGGGCTCTTCGGATTGAGGCGGTGGCTGGTGGCCCGGCCGCTGGCCGGGGTCGAGTCGGCGATGCGGGCGGACCTCTACCGGCATCTGCAGCGGCTGCCGGTGGCCTTCCACGACCGGTGGCCGTCGGGCCAGTTACTGTCGCGCGGCACGACGGATCTGATGCTGCTGCGGATGTTCTTGGCGTTCCCATTGACCTTTCTGCTGGTCAACGCGGTGACGATTCTGGCCGGGTTTGTGATTCTGCTCGGCCAGGAGTGGACGCTGGGTCTGGTGCTGCTCTCGCCGATCGTGCCGCTGGTGATTCTCTGCTCGCTGTTCGAGTCGCGGTACGCGGTCGTCGCGCGGCAGGCGCAGGACCAGGTCGGCGATCTGACGACGGTTGTCGAGGAGAGCGTGCTCGGCATCCGCATCATCAAGGGCTTCGGCCGCCACCGCAGCCAGACGCTGGCCTTCCGCGAGCTGTCGGAACGGCTGCGGGGCACGGAGCTGGGCAAGGCGCGGCTGCTGGCGGGGATCTGGGCGCTGATCACGACGATCCCCGAGGTGACGATCGGCGCGGCTCTGGTGCTCGGCACCGTCCAGGTCGCGGACGGCGGCCTGTCGGCGGGCACGCTGGTGGCGTTCCTGTCGACGGCGCTGGCGCTGCGGTGGCCGGTGGAGTCGATCGGCTTTCTGCTGGCGATGAGCCAGGAGGCGGCGACGGCTACGGAACGGTATTTCGAGGTGATGGACGCGGCGGAGGAGTCGGACACGGTACTCCCGGCCGAGGCGACGGCCGAGGGTGCGGACGGGCTACGGTTCGAGGCCGTCGAATTCCGCTACCCGGACGCGCCCGCCGACGCACCGCCTGTGCTCGCCCGTATCGATCTACGGGTGCGGCCCGGGGAGACCATGGCCCTGGTGGGGGGCACGGGCTCCGGGAAGACGACGCTCACCGCGCTCGTACCGCGGCTGCACGAAGTGAGTGCCGGGCGGATCACGCTGGACGGGGAGAACATCGCCGCGATGCCACGGGAGCGGCTGCGGCGGCTGGTGTCGGTGGCGTTCGAGGAGCCGACGCTTTTCTCGGCGAGCGTCGGCGAGAACGTCCTGATGGGCGCGGAGGGCGCGGGCGAGGGAGAGTTGGGCCGGGCGCTGGACATCGCGCAGGCCGGTTTCGTGCGTGCGCTGCCGTACGGCGCGGACACCCAGGTCGGCGAACAGGGCCTCAGCCTCTCCGGCGGCCAGCGTCAACGCCTCGCCCTGGCCCGGGCGGTGGTCGGCCGTCCGCGCTTCCTGGTCCTCGACGACCCGCTGTCGGCGCTGGACGTGCACACGGAGACCCTGGTGGAGGCGGCCCTGCGCAGAGTGCTGGAAGGCACGACGGCCCTGGTGGTGGCGCACCGCCCGTCGACGGTGATGCTGGCGGACCGGGTGGCGCTGCTGTCGGGGGGCCGGATCGCGGCGGTGGGCACGCATCGGGAACTGCTGCGTACGAATGCGGAGTACGCGTGGCTGATGTCGGGAGCGGAGTCGCTGCCGCGCGAGGCCCGACCCGAGGTGGGGGCCGGTGGGTCGACAGGCGCCGAGGCCGGCCGGCCCGCGCCAGAGAGCGGCGGGACGGCAGTCCTGGCGGCAGCGGCTGCCACCGGGGAGGACGCTGCCGGGCCGGCGTGCGGCGAAGCCGCAGCCCTCGCCGGGCGGGACGTGGCCGACGGGGCACTCGGTGGCCGGGGGCCCCGGGACGTGCCTTCCCATGGTGCGGCCCAACTGCCCCCGGCCACCTCGTCCGGCCACGCTGAAGGGAGTCCCCGATGACCACGACCACCACCTCGACCGGCCCCGGTGGCGTCCAGGGCGGGGACGATCCCTTCGACCGGGATGCCCTGCCCGCGTCCCAGGGAGCGACCGGTGCGCTGCTGCGGTCTCTCCTCGCCGCCCGACGCGCACGCGTCGTCCTGGCCGCGCTCCTCCTGCTGCTCCAGCAGGCCGCCGTCCAGGCCGGGCCCCTCCTCGTCGCGTACGCCATCGACCGCGGCGTACCCGCCTTCCGGCGGCACGACTACGGGCCGCTCATCGCCGTCGCCACCGGGTACGCCGTATCCGCGCTCGGCGCCGGACTTCTCCAGTACTCCTTCATCCGCACCTCCGCCCGCGTCAATCAGGACGTCCTCCTCGACATGCGCGGCCGGATCTTCCGCCAAGCCCAGGCCCTGAGCGTCGACTTCCACGAGCGCTACACCTCCGGCCGGTTGATCTCCCGCTCGACCACCGACGTGGAGTCCCTGCGGGAGCTGCTCAGCGAAGGGCTCCAGGAGCTGATCACGGTCGTCCTCGCCTTCGTCTACATCTCGGCCATGCTGCTCTGGCTGGACCTCGGGCTCGGCGCGCTCGCCGTGCTCTCCTTCGTACCGCTGTATCTGCTGGTACGCCGCTACCGGCGCCGCGTCGCCGTCGTCTTCCGCACCCGCTCCACCCTGATCGCCACGGTCATCGTGAAGTTCGCGGAGACGATGAACGGCATCCGCCCGGTGCGCGCGTTCCGGCGCGAGCACTCCAACGACGTGGAGTTCCGGCGCCTCAACCACAGCCATGAGCGCAGCAACGGCGACGGCCTGCTGGAGATGGCGCGCTATGTCATCGGCTCCCGGCTCGTCGCCAACACCGCCGTCGCCGGGATCGTCCTCTGGGGCGCGTACCGCGTCGCCTCCGGCACCCTCGCGCTCGGCGTGCTGGCCGCCGCCGTGCTGTATCTGCGCCGGCTGTACGACCCGATCGACCGACTCGGGATGTTCCTCAACTCCTACCAGTCCGCGGCCGCCTCGCTCGAGAAGATCGCTGGTCTGCTGGCCCAGACGCCGTCCGTACCGGAGGCGCGGGACCCCAAGAAGCTGCCCGCCCGGCACAGCGACCATCCGGGCCGCGAGGTCGTCTTCGAGGGCGTCCGCTTCGCCTACGGCACCGGCGGCGAGGTGCTGCCCCGCTTCGACCTGATGATCCCGGCCGGCCAGACGGTCGCCGTCGTCGGCTCGACCGGCGCGGGCAAGTCCACGCTGGCCAAGCTGCTGGCCCGCTTCTACGACCCCACCGAGGGCCGGGTCCTCCTCGACGGCGTCGAGCTGCGCGATCTGGCCACGCCCGAACTGCGGCGCGGGGTCGTGATGGTGACGCAGGAGGCGTTCCTGTTCTCCGGGACGGTCGCGGAGAACATCGCGATCGGACGACCGGACGCTTCGCGGGCTGAGATCGAGCGCGCCGCGAAGGCGATCGGCGCACACGATTTCATCAGCGGCCTGCCGGACGGCTACGACACCGACGTGCGCAAACGGGGCGGCCGGATCTCGGCCGGCCAGCGCCAACTGGTCGCATTCGCCCGCGCGCTGCTCGCCGACCCGGCGGTGCTGATCCTCGACGAAGCGACGAGCTCGCTCGACATCCCGGGCGAACGGGCGGTGCAGCGGGCGATGGACACGGTGCTGCACGGGCGTACGGCTGTCGTGATCGCGCACCGGCTGTCGACGGTGGAGATCGCGGACCGGGTGCTGGTGATGGAGCATGGGCGGATCGTGGAGGACGGGTCACCGGCCGAACTCATAGGCGGAGAGGGGCGGTTCGCGGATCTGCACCGGGCCTGGCGGGACAGCCTGGTCTGACGTGGCCTGTCAGCCAAGGGCGCGGTCGAGGTTGAACGCGGCGCTGATCAGTGAGAGGTGGGTGAACGCCTGTGGGAAGTTGCCGAGCTGTTCGCCGGTCAGTCCGATTTCCTCGGCGTACAGGCCGACGTGGTTGGCGTAGGTAAGCATCTTCTCGAAGGCCAGCCGGGCCTCCTCCAGCCGTCCGGCGCGGGCGAGCGCCTCGACGTACCAGAAGGAGCAGATCGAGAAGGTGCCCTCGGCCCCCCGGAGGCCGTCCGGGCTGGCTTCGGGGTCGTAGCGGTAGACCAACGAGTCTGAGACCAGGTCCGCGGTGAGCGCGTCCAGGGTCGCGAGCCATTTGGGGTCGGTTGGTGAGATGAATTTGGCCATCGGCATCATCAGCACAGAGGCGTCGAGTACGTGGGCGTCGAGGTGCTGAACGAACGCCCCTCGTTCAGGGCTCCAGCCGCGTTGCATGATCTGCCGGTAGATCGCATCACGGCTCTGCCGCCACCGGGGGAGGTCTGCGGGCAGGCCGCGCCGGTTCGCCATCCGGATGGCTCGTTCTATCGCCACCCAGCTCATCAGCCGCGAATACAGATAGTTCCTGCGTCCCCCGCGCGTTTCCCACACGCCGTCGTCGGGTTGGTCCCAGTGGTCGCAGAGCCAGTCCACCAGTACACCGATCTCCTCCCACCGGTCGCTGCTGATGGGTTGTCCCCACTTGTCGTACAGATACACGGAGTCGATGAGCGCTCCGTAGATGTCCAGCTGGAGCTGGCCGGTGGCGGCGTTTCCCACCCGCACCGGGGCGGACCCCATGTAGCCCTCGAGGTGGGGCAGCTCGCGCTCGGGCAGCTCGCCGCGCCCGTCGATTCCGTACATGATCTGCAGCGGACCCGCGGGACCGCTGCCCCGCATGATGCCCCGCTCGGACAGGAAGCGCATGAACGCCTCGGCCTCTCCGGTGAACCCCAGCCTGAGCATGGCGTAGACACAGAAGGCGGCGTCACGGACCCACACGAACCGGTAGTCCCAGTTGCGCTCGCCGCCGACCAGCTCGGGCAGGCTGGTCGTCGGGGCAGCCACGATCGCACCGGTGGGCGCGTAGGTGAGCAGCTTCAGCACGAGCGCGGAGCGGTGCACCATCTCCCGCCACCGTCCCTGGTAGCGGGAGCCGGCCAGCCAGTTGCGCCAGAACCTGACTGTCGTCTCGAACTGGTCCTCCGCCTCGGCCTCGGGACAGGCCCGCGGGATGACGTCATCACTGATCTGGTCAAGGGCGAACACCGCGGACTCGCCTTCGAGGAGCTTGAAGCGCGACCGCACGTCCAGGCC
It includes:
- a CDS encoding enoyl-CoA hydratase/isomerase family protein; the protein is MTVNLEVSEGVGTIRLDRPPMNALDIAVQDRLRELADEAARRDDVRAVILYGGEKVFAAGADIKEMQAMDHTAMVVRSRALQESFTAVARIPKPVVAAVTGYALGGGCELALCADFRIAADNAKLGQPEILLGLIPGAGGTQRLSRLIGPSKAKDLIFTGRMVKADEALQLGLVDRVVPAAEVYEQAHAWAAKLAQGPALALRAAKESIDAGLETDIETGLAIERNWFAGLFATEDRERGMRSFVEEGPGKAKFL
- a CDS encoding Ig-like domain-containing protein → MNGQPISGASAGAGRGRGGAPLRALALGALLVLVTACGGGDSDKDSDGKGNKDGGKVGNAASQAVVTIAPKDGADSVATSGALKVTAAKGKLTTVTVQDDKGAPVEGKLAADGASWQPLQHLAGSTKYKVHAVAKDADGRESAKDTSFTTLVPKNTFIGHYNPEDGSTVGVGMPVSINFTRGITDPAAVERAIKVTAEPSVPVEGHWFGNDRLDFRPEKYWAAGTKVTVKLNLDGVEGRPGVYGKQSKTVKFTIGRSQVSTVDAKSHRMKVVRDGKQIKNIPITAGAPSTTTYNGQMVISEKYKVTRMNGATVGFGGEYDIKDVPHAMRLSNSGTFVHGNYWASSGTFGSANVSHGCVGLRDARGAGDGSTPAAWFFDSSIIGDVVIVKNSKDKQISPENGLNGWNMSWAEWTK
- a CDS encoding Ig-like domain-containing protein yields the protein MRHVMKRAGQGVAIALTWAGLMAGLTGCTSEKLDIGSKPRSIEDTIRVVPEDGAKGVGPDGPLEVRLPSGRLERVKVTQVEDAQPTEIHGEISEDGLSWKPDEGTRLDLAAKYSVDVVALDGHGRRSARHTTFTTQVPERRFIGYFKPENRSTVGTGMIVSFDFNREIEDREAVERAIRISSDPPVEIAGHWFGSERLDFRPRDYWKPGTKVTVELRLRDVEGAPGVYGIQQKTVAFTIGRSQVSLVDAAKHTMEVRRDGGVLATLPITAGAPKSTTYNGKMVVMEMFDVTRMNGATVGFKRRNGRGEYDIKDVPHALRLTKSGTFLHGNYWAAPETFGSANVSHGCVGLRDVKGGSGDTPAGWFFDRTLIGDVVEVFNSRDKKVDPSNGLGGWNLDWKTWKAGSALG
- the glgX gene encoding glycogen debranching protein GlgX — its product is MSSAAEQETVQEGVRDDLPGPLPAAGVNGLHREPGARRPSVWPGAPTPLGARFRVGPDGVAGTNFALWAGGAEAVELCLFDDGGDSATETRLPLTELTHEIWHGFVPGIRPGQRYGYRVHGRWDPWTGARWNPAKLLLDPYARAVDGDFGLPAEVYGHVRDWPQQHVADTVRDDRDSAPHVPKGVVVHDDDDWADDRRPKTPWADSVIYELHVRGFTKLHPGIPEELRGTYAGLAHPAAIEHLVRLGVTAVELLPVHQYAHEDHLLKRGLRNYWGYNSIGYFAPHAGYSASGTRGEQVGEFKRMVRALHTAGIEVILDVVYNHTAEAGELGPTLSLRGIDNRGYYRLQSDARTYADYTGCGNTLHVVQPHVLRLITDSLRYWVTEMGVDGFRFDLAAALARSMHDVDMLSPFLAVIAQDPVLRRVKLIAEPWDVGNGGYQVGAFPPLWTEWNDRYRDAVRDFWRGALPDVRDLGYRLSGSSDLYAWGGRRPYASINFVTAHDGYTLRDLVSYEQKHNEANGEGNRDGTNGNRSWNCGAEGESDDPRINALRRRQLRNLLTTLLVSTGVPMLVAGDEMGRTQGGNNNAYCQDNEVGWLDWSLLETPGPRGLLELTTRLLALRHSHPVLRRRAFFSGRARAADGLRDLAWFTPHGTEMTERDWYAPASTLALYLSGRDIPGRDARGAEVTDDSFLTVLHSADRPTSFQLPGPPWAQSYELVVDTSREDQETAPGTVHAGGETVTVPARSVLLLRVRT
- a CDS encoding ABC transporter ATP-binding protein yields the protein MPETHAAAKDRSAVRSLLRLWPYVRPVRTRLFSAAFVAVVASCLGLVIPLVLKWLVDGPVAGRDPGGVWLGALALLLLGVAEAGLFGLRRWLVARPLAGVESAMRADLYRHLQRLPVAFHDRWPSGQLLSRGTTDLMLLRMFLAFPLTFLLVNAVTILAGFVILLGQEWTLGLVLLSPIVPLVILCSLFESRYAVVARQAQDQVGDLTTVVEESVLGIRIIKGFGRHRSQTLAFRELSERLRGTELGKARLLAGIWALITTIPEVTIGAALVLGTVQVADGGLSAGTLVAFLSTALALRWPVESIGFLLAMSQEAATATERYFEVMDAAEESDTVLPAEATAEGADGLRFEAVEFRYPDAPADAPPVLARIDLRVRPGETMALVGGTGSGKTTLTALVPRLHEVSAGRITLDGENIAAMPRERLRRLVSVAFEEPTLFSASVGENVLMGAEGAGEGELGRALDIAQAGFVRALPYGADTQVGEQGLSLSGGQRQRLALARAVVGRPRFLVLDDPLSALDVHTETLVEAALRRVLEGTTALVVAHRPSTVMLADRVALLSGGRIAAVGTHRELLRTNAEYAWLMSGAESLPREARPEVGAGGSTGAEAGRPAPESGGTAVLAAAAATGEDAAGPACGEAAALAGRDVADGALGGRGPRDVPSHGAAQLPPATSSGHAEGSPR
- a CDS encoding ABC transporter ATP-binding protein; protein product: MTTTTTSTGPGGVQGGDDPFDRDALPASQGATGALLRSLLAARRARVVLAALLLLLQQAAVQAGPLLVAYAIDRGVPAFRRHDYGPLIAVATGYAVSALGAGLLQYSFIRTSARVNQDVLLDMRGRIFRQAQALSVDFHERYTSGRLISRSTTDVESLRELLSEGLQELITVVLAFVYISAMLLWLDLGLGALAVLSFVPLYLLVRRYRRRVAVVFRTRSTLIATVIVKFAETMNGIRPVRAFRREHSNDVEFRRLNHSHERSNGDGLLEMARYVIGSRLVANTAVAGIVLWGAYRVASGTLALGVLAAAVLYLRRLYDPIDRLGMFLNSYQSAAASLEKIAGLLAQTPSVPEARDPKKLPARHSDHPGREVVFEGVRFAYGTGGEVLPRFDLMIPAGQTVAVVGSTGAGKSTLAKLLARFYDPTEGRVLLDGVELRDLATPELRRGVVMVTQEAFLFSGTVAENIAIGRPDASRAEIERAAKAIGAHDFISGLPDGYDTDVRKRGGRISAGQRQLVAFARALLADPAVLILDEATSSLDIPGERAVQRAMDTVLHGRTAVVIAHRLSTVEIADRVLVMEHGRIVEDGSPAELIGGEGRFADLHRAWRDSLV
- a CDS encoding glycoside hydrolase family 15 protein, with the protein product MANAGFGREGLSPYLPIAEHGLIGDLHTAALVGTNGTIDWYCCPRFDSPSVFASILDTNRGGSFELAAEVPTRTRQFYFPDTNVLITRFFASDGVAEIQDFMPVKDDSGAAARHRLIRRVICVRGSLPFTARVAPRFGYGAEPHSAELQGNYAMFRSESLSLGLTATAPLECDGLDVRSRFKLLEGESAVFALDQISDDVIPRACPEAEAEDQFETTVRFWRNWLAGSRYQGRWREMVHRSALVLKLLTYAPTGAIVAAPTTSLPELVGGERNWDYRFVWVRDAAFCVYAMLRLGFTGEAEAFMRFLSERGIMRGSGPAGPLQIMYGIDGRGELPERELPHLEGYMGSAPVRVGNAATGQLQLDIYGALIDSVYLYDKWGQPISSDRWEEIGVLVDWLCDHWDQPDDGVWETRGGRRNYLYSRLMSWVAIERAIRMANRRGLPADLPRWRQSRDAIYRQIMQRGWSPERGAFVQHLDAHVLDASVLMMPMAKFISPTDPKWLATLDALTADLVSDSLVYRYDPEASPDGLRGAEGTFSICSFWYVEALARAGRLEEARLAFEKMLTYANHVGLYAEEIGLTGEQLGNFPQAFTHLSLISAAFNLDRALG